The window CCGACGCCATCGAGGAAGCGCTCGCGTACGACGGCCCCTCGGTCATCGACTTCCACGTCGACCCGGCGGAGAACGTCTACCCGATGGTCTCCTCGGGCGGCGCGAACGGTAAATTCGCACTCTCGGAGGACCAGTTATGAGCGACAATCGAAAGGGACTGCAAGGCCCCGCGCCCGACGAGCGGCCACACCCCGACGGCCGACGCAACGCGCAGGGCATCCGCATCGACCCCGAAGCGGAATCGGAACACGAACCGCGGCGAACGGTCTTTTCGGCCATCGTCGAGGACGAACCCGGCGTGCTCTCGCGCGTCGCCGGCCTCGCCGCCCGCCGCCAGTTCAACATCGAGAGCCTCACCGTGGGCCCCACGACCGTCGAGGGTCACTCCCGCATCACGATGGTCGTCGAGGAGCCCGAACCGGGCATCGACCAGATAGAAAAACAGCTCGCGAAGCTCAAGCCCGTCATCTCCGTCGGCGAGTTGGACGACGACGCCGTTCGCGCGGAACTCGTCCTCCTGAAGGTCCGCGGCGAGGACCCCGACAAGGTCCACGCCATCACGGAGATGTACGACGGCCGCACCCTCGACGCCGGTCCCGAGACCATCACGGTCCAACTCACCGGTGACGAGCGCAAGATAGACGACGCCGTGGACGCGTTCCGGCGGTTCGGTATCATCGAAATCGCCCGGACCGGTCAGACCGCGCTCGCCCACGGCTCGAAGAAGACCGTTCCCGGAGAGGAACCCGGAACCTCCGGCGAACCCACCAAACCCAACACAAACACGCAATGACAGAACTCACCACGGAAGTTTACTACGACGACGACGCCGACCGCTCCCAGATCGACGACAAGACCGTAGCCGTCATCGGCTACGGCAGTCAGGGCCACGCCCACGCGCAGAACCTCGCCGACAGCGGGGTCGACGTGGTCGTCGGCCTCCGAGCCAGCTCCTCGTCTCGCGCCGCCGCGGAAGCCGACGGCCTCCGCGTCAAAGAGCCCGCCGAGGCGGCCGCCGAGGGCGACATCGTCTCGATTCTCGTCCCCGACACCGTCCAGCCGGCGGTGTTCGAGGAGATTCGAGACTCCCTCGACGCCGGCGACACGCTCCAGTTCGCCCACGGCTTCAACATCCACTACAACCAGATTCGGCCCCCGGAAGACGTCGACGTGACGATGGTCGCGCCGAAGTCGCCGGGCCACCTCGTCCGCCGCAACTACGAGGCGAACGAGGGGACGCCGGGTCTCATCGCCGTCTACCAGGACGTGACGGGCGACGCCAAGGAAGAAGCGCTGGCCTACGCCCACGGCCTCGGCTGTACCCGCGCGGGCGTCATCGAGACGACGTTCCAAGAGGAGACCGAGACCGACCTGTTCGGCGAGCAGGCCGTCCTCTGCGGCGGCGTCACCTCGCTGGTCAAGCAGGGCTACGAGACGCTCGTCGACGCGGGTTACTCCCCCGAGATGGCGTACTTCGAGTGCCTGAACGAACTGAAGCTCATCGTCGACCTGATGTACGAAGGCGGGCTCGGCGAGATGTGGGACTCGGTCTCCGACACCGCCGAGTTCGGCGGGCTGACCCGCGGCGACCGCGTCGTCGACGAGCACGCCCGCGAGAACATGGAGGAGATTCTGGAGGAGGTCCAAGACGGCACCTTCGCACGCGAGTGGATTCTGGAGAACCAGGCGGGCCGCCCGTCGTACTCCCAGCTCAAGGACGCAGAAGAGAACCACCACATCGAACAGGTCGGCGCGCCGCTGCGCGACCTGTTCGCGTGGGCCGACGACGAAGAAGAAGCGGACGCGGAGAAAGCCGAAGCACCGGCGGACGACTGAACACGACACCAATGACACGCGACGACACGACCGACCGAATGCGAGATATCAGCCACACAAATCCCTATACGGGCGAGACGTTCACCACGGTCTACGAGCGCGGCCCGGCCGTCACCGACGGCGGTCGGAGCGACGCGACGGCCGCGGCGACGGACTCGACCGAGACGGAGACGATGGGCGACGTGGACCACACGCCCCGCAACGGCGAGGGCGCGAACCAAGTCTGGGAACGCGGCCACGACGACAGCGTCGTACCGGGTGACGGACATGAGTGAGGGAACGCTGTACGACAAGGTCTGGGAGGAACACACGGTTTCGGAGCTTCCGACCGGCCAGACCCAGCTGTTCTGCGGCCTGCACCTCATCCACGAGGTGACGAGCCCGCAGGCGTTCGGCATGCTGCAGGAGCGCGACCTCGAAGTCGCCTACCCGAACCGGACGCACGCGACGGTCGACCACATCGTCCCCACGTCGGACCAGTCGCGGCCGTTCCGCGACGACGCCGCAGAGGAGATGATGGCCGAACTCGAACAGAACGTCCGCGACGCCGGTATCAACTTCTCAGACCCGACCTCGGGCGAGCAGGGAATCGTCCACGTCATCGGGCCCGAGAAGGGACTCACCCAGCCCGGCATGACTATCGTCTGCGGCGACAGCCACACCTCGACCCACGGCGCGTTCGGCGCGCTCGCGTTCGGTATCGGGACGAGCCAGATTCGCGACGTGCTGGCGACTCAGACGGTCGCGATGGAGAAAAAGAAGGTCCGAAAAATCGAGGTCACGGGCGAACTCGGCCCCGGCGTCGAGGCCAAGGACGTCATCCTCGAAATCATCCGTCGCCTCGGGACCGAAGGCGGCGTCGGCTACGTCTACGAGTACGCCGGCGAGGCCATCGAGAACCTCGATATGGAAGGCCGGATGAGCATCTGTAACATGTCCATCGAAGGCGGCGCTCGCGCGGGCTACGTCAACCCCGACGAGACCACCTACGACTGGCTGGAAGACACCGAGTACTTCCAGGAGAACCCCGAGCGGTTCGACGAACTCAAGCCGTACTGGGAGTCCATCCGCTCCGACGAGGACGCCGAGTACGACGACGTAGTCACCATCGACGGCTCCGAACTCGAACCCGTCGTCACCTGGGGGACTACGCCCGGACAGGGCGTCGGCATCACCCAGCCCATTCCGGCCCCCGAAGACCTGCCCGAAGAGAAGCAGGACACCGCCCGGATGGCGCAGGAACACATGGGCGTCACGCCCGGCGAGACGATGGAGGGCTACGAAATCGACGTGGCGTTCCTCGGCTCCTGTACCAACGCCCGGATGCCCGACCTCCGCCGCGCGGCGGGAGTCGTCGAGGGACGGCAGGTCGCGGACGATGTCCGCGCGATGGTCGTCCCCGGCAGTCAGCGCGTCAAGGCCGCCGCGGAGGCGGAGGGTCTCGACGAGATATTCAAGGAAGCCGGCTTCGAGTGGCGTGAGGCGGGCTGTTCGATGTGTCTCGGCATGAACGAGGACCAACTGGAGGGCGACGAGGCCTCCGCGTCCTCGTCGAACCGCAACTTCATCGGTCGGCAGGGGTCGAAAGACGGCCGCACCGTCCTGATGAACCCGCGCATGGTCGCCGCCGCGGCCATCACCGGGCACGTGACTGACGTGCGCGAACTGAAGGAGGTGACCACGGCATGACCGACGAAATCCCCGAAATCGACTCCGCGTCCGGCTCCGGCGTTCCCATCCGCGGCAACGACATCGACACGGACCAGATCATCCCGGCGCGGTTCATGAAGGTCGTCACGTTCGACGGCCTCGGCGAGTTCGCGTTCTTCGACCAGCGCTACGACGAGAACGACGAACCCAAAGACCACCCGATGAACGAGCCGCAGTTCCAGGACGCCTCCATCATGGTCGTCAACGCCAACTTCGGCTGTGGCTCCTCTCGGGAGCACGCCCCGCAGGCGCTCATGCGCTGGGGCATCGACGCCATCATCGGCGAGTCGTTCGCCGAGATTTTCGCGGGCAACTGCCTCGCGCTCGGCATCCCGACGGTCACCGCCGACCACGACACCATCACCGAACTGCAGGACTGGGTCGACGAGCACCCGGACGCAGACATCGACGTGGACGTGGAAAACGAGACGGTCACCTACGGCGAGAAGACCGTGGACGTGACCGTCGACGACGCACAGCGGAAGGCGCTCACCGAGGGCGTCTGGGACACGACGGCGCTCATGAAGTCGAACGCCGACGCGGTCGCCGAGAAAGCCGCCGCCCTGCCCTACGTCGATGACTGAGGAAATCGTCGTCATCCCCGGCGATGGCATCGGCGCGGAGGTCATCCCGGCGGCGGTTGACGTGCTGAAGGCCGTCGGCGACTTCGAGTTCGTCGAGGCCGACGCCGGCGACCACGTGAAGGAAGCCACGGGTGAGGCGCTCCCGCAGGAGACCTACGACCTCGCCGCCGAGGCCGACGCGACGCTGTTCGGCGCGGCCGGCGAGACCGCGGCGGACGTCATCCTGCCGCTTCGAACTGCGGTTGACTCCTTTGTCAACGTCCGCCCGGCAAAGGCCTACCCCGGCGTCGACGCGCTCCGACCGGAGACGGACCTCGTCTTCCTCCGGGAGAACACGGAGGGCGTCTACGCCGGCCACGAGGACCGACTCTCTGACGACCTCTCGACGCTCACGCGCGTCGTCACCACCTCGGCGTCCGAGCGACTCGCCGAGTACGCCTGCGACTACGTCGGCGGCGAAGGCGGCAGTTTCCAGGTCGCCCACAAGGCGAACGTGATGCGCGAGACGGACGGTCGCTTCCGCGACGCCGTCGTCTCCGTCGCCGACGAGCGCGGCGTCGAGGCAGAGGAGGTCCTGATGGACGCCTTCGCGACGCGCGTCTGTCTCGACCCCACGCAGTTCGACACCATCGTCTGCCCGAACCTCGCGGGCGACGTGCTGTCCGACCTCGCCGCTGGCCTCGTCGGCGGCCTCGGACTGCTCCCCTCGGCGAACATCGGTCCGGACGCCGCGCTGTTCGAACCGGTTCACGGCTCCGCGCCCGACATCGCCGGTGAGGGCATCGCCAACCCGGCCGCGACGATTCTGTCCGCGGCGATGCTGCTCGACTACCTCGACTACGAGGACGAAGCCGACCGCGTCCGGTCGGCCGTCGAAGGCGTCCTCGCCGACGGGCCGCGCACGCCCGACCTCGGCGGCGACGCCTCCACGGAGGACGTGACCGCCGCGGTTCTCGACCGACTCTGAGCGTCGGCGACCCACCGAATCGGCGGTTCGACGTTCGTTTCGAGCGTTCTCGTTTTCGTTTTTGATCGTTTTCTCACCAACGGGCACGCCGTTTTCGTTCTTGTGTGGGATTCTGCTGTTTCGAACAGATACGGGCGGAATCCAACATAAACAATTAACACTACTCCCCGACCTACCTTCCACCTAACGAGGAATCGCTACCGATGTTACCAGCAGAGCGCAAACGCCGTATCGTCGAACTCGTTTCCGACTCGGACGGCCGGTCGGTCGAGTCGCTGTCCGACCACCTCGGCTATTCGAAGGCGACGATACGACGTGACCTGCGCGAACTCGAAGACCGTGGGCTCATCGAGCGGTCGCACGGCGGAGCCGTCCCCGTGACCTCCGTCGGGCGCGAGCAGACCTACGGGCAGAAGGAAGTACAGAATCTCGAAGGGAAACGCGCAATCGCCGACCGCGCGGTCGAGGAACTGGCCGAGGGACAGGTCGTGTTCTTCGACGCGGGGACGACCACGATGGAAGTGGCGCGGAAAGTTCCCAAGGACGGGACGATACTCGGCGTCACCAACTCGCCGCGGCTCGCCATCGAACTGAACGAGGAGGAAAACGAGGTCAAACTCACGGGCGGGACGCTCCGCCGGCGGACGAAGGCGCTCGTGGGACCGACCGCGGAGTCGTTCATGGAGCGGACGAACTTCGACCTGCTGTTCCTCGGTACGAACGGGCTGGACGTGGAGTCCGGCCTCACGACCCCGAACGAGGACGAGGCGCGGATGAAGGAGCTGATGGTCGAAAAGGCCGCGAAAGTCGTCCTCGTTGCTGATCTCTCGAAGCTCGGCCGACGGAGCTTCGTCCAGTTCGCATCGCTCGAAGATATCGACCTGATTATCACCGACGGAACGCTCGACGACGACTCTCGCGAGGAGATCGAGAGCGCGGGCGTCACCGTCGTCGACGGAGTTGCACGATGATTCTCACAGTCACCCCGAACCCAGCAGTCGACCACACGATTCACTTCGACGAACCGCTTCAGCCCGGCGTCGTCCACCGGACCGACGACGCGGTGTTCACCGCCGGCGGCAAGGGCATCAACGTCGCCAAGTACGTCTCGGCGCTCGACGCCGACGCGACCGCCTCGGGCTTTCTCGGCGGCCACTTCGGGAAGTTCGTCCGCGACCGACTCGACGCCGACGGCATCGCCTCGGACTTCGTCACCGTCGACGCGGACACGCGCCTGAACACGACCGTGCTCGCGGAGGACGGCGAGTACAAACTCAATCACAACGGCCCGCAGATTCGTGCAGCCGACGTGGACGAGCTCGTTGAAACCGCGCAGGCGAACGAGCCCGACACGCTCCTCGTCGGCGGCAGCCTCCCGCCGGGGATGTCCCTCGCCGACGTCGATAGACTCGCCCGCGCGGGCGACTGGCAGATAGCGGTGGACATGGGCGGGGAGTACCTCGCCGAACTGGAGGCCGACTACTACGTCTGCAAACCCAATCGCTCGGAACTCGCGACGGCGACGGGTCGAACTGTCGAGACCGAAGCCGACGCCATCGAGGCCGCCGAGGAGCTTCACGCACGCGGGTTCGAGTACGTGTTAGCCTCGCTCGGTGCGGACGGCGCGCTCCTCGTCACCGACGACGAAGTCCTCTCCGCGCCCGCGCTCGACGTGGAAGTCGTCGACACGGTCGGTGCGGGCGACGCCGTCATGTCCGGGTTCCTCGCCGCGCGCGAACACGGGCTGTCGGACGCCGACGCCCTCCGAATGGGCGTGTTGACCGCGTCCCGCGTCGTCGGCGTCGCGGGTACCCGCGTCCCGAACCTCGAAGACGTGCTGACGAACGAGACGCACGTCGAGGTGACGACCGTTCGGAGCCGGTGATTCTCAGATGAACGTTTGTTAACGACTGAAACGCTCAGTAACGTTCATATTCGAAAGGGTTTTTGAGCACATTTGCGTACGTTCTTTCGTAGGGGTGGCAACACTATGGCAAACGACGCAGAAGACGCGGTTCGGTCCTACCTCACTTCGGTGAAGGAGGACCTGATGACTGGGGTATCGTTCATGATTCCGTTCGTGACCATCGGCGGAATCTTCCTGGCGCTGGGCTACGCGGTAGCCTCGCTTTCGAACAACGTACAAGACGTATTCAACAGCACGGGGACCGCCGGCTGGTTCCTCGCGCAGATCGGCGTCGCTGGGCTGACGCTGATGGTTCCGGTGCTCGGCGCGTACATCGCGTACGCTATCGCCGACCGTCCGGGCCTCGCACCGGGCTTCATCCTGTCGTACATCATCCAGCAGGGCAACGTCCTGCAGGCGGCCGGTGACGTCATCGGCCTTCAGGGTGGCTCCGCCGGCGCGGGTTACCTCGGCGCTATCGTCGCCGGGTTCCTCGCCGGTATCGTCGCGCGCTGGTTCAAGCAGCGCGACGTGCCCGAGTTCATCGCACCGATGATGCCCGTGCTCCTCATCCCGGTCGCGACGACCGCGGTGCTCACGCCCATCATGCTGTTCGTGCTGGGCGTCCCGATTTCCATCGCGAACGCGGGACTCACGAACTTCCTGAGCAACATGCAGGGCGGCGGACAGGCAATCGTTCTCGGGGCCATCCTCGGGGCGATGATGGCGGCCGACATGGGCGGCCCCATCAACAAGGTCGCCTACGTGTTCTCCGTCGGCCTCATCTCCGAGGGCGTCACCGCGCCGATGGCCGCGGTCATGATCGCGGGTATGGTCCCGCCGATCGGCCTCGCGCTGTCGAACTTCATCGCGCCGCAGAAGTACGCGGCCGAGATGTACGAGAACGCCAAGAGCGGCGTTCTCCTCGGCTTCTCGTTCATTACTGAGGGCGCGATTCCGTACGCGGCCGCCGACCCGGCCCGCGTCATCCCGAGCGTCGTCGCCGGCAGCGCCGTCGCCGGCGCGGCCTCGATGGCGCTCGGCGTGAACATGCCGGCTCCGCACGGCGGCATCTTCGTGGTTCCGCTGTCGAACCAGCCGTTCATGTTCATCGCGTGCATCCTGCTGGGCTCCATCGTGACCGCCGTCATCGCGACGGCCATCAAGCCGAACTTCGACGCCAAGGTCGCGGCCCAGAGCTCCGACGACTGACCACACCGAACTAATCTTTCCAGACTCGAACGAAGTACAATACAATGGACGTCACTGACATCAGCACCATCACACCGCTCGAACTGATATCGCTCGAAGAGCCGCCGGCGACGAAGGAGGGAGCCATCGAGTTCCTCCTCGACCTCGCCGTCGACGCCGGTCGCGTCGACGACCGCGACGCCGCGCTCGACGCCCTCCTCGAACGCGAGGAAGAGGCGACGACCGGCGTCGGCTTCGGCATCGGCATCCCGCACGCAAAGACCGACGCCGTCTCGAAGCCGACGGTCGCCTTCGCGCGCTCGACCGAGGGCATCGACTTCGACGCCATGGACGACAAGCCGGCGAAGCTCCTGTTCATGATTCTCGTCCCCGCGGCGGGCGGCGAAGACCACCTGCAGATTCTGAGCGCTCTCTCGCGGTCGCTCATGCACGAGGACGTACGCGAGAAGCTCCTCGAAGCCGAGAGCAAGCAGACCGTCCAGGACGTGCTCGCCGAGGTGGTCGAGTGATGGAGCGGACCGTCACGGTCGTCCCCGAAGACGGGCTTCACGCCCGCCCGGCCTCGCAGTTCGTCGAGACCGCGAACGAGTTCGACGCCGACATCCAGCTCGGCCGCGCCGACGAGGACGACCTCGTCCCCGCCGCCAGCATGCTCGCCGTCACCGGTCTCGGCGTCGGCCACGACGAGTCCGTGCGCCTCGTCGCCGAGGGCGACGACGCGGAAGCGGCACTCGACGCCCTAGAGGACATCCTTTCGACGCCTGAAGCCAAACAGTAAGCCATGACCGAACGAACCCTCTCCGGCATCGGCGTGACACCGCTTTCGGGCGTCGGCACCGTCGTCTGGTACCGACCGGACGCCGACCTCCCCGAGCCGCCGGCCGCCGAAGACGTGGACGCGGAGGCCGAACTGGCGCGCTTCGAGGACGCCCGCGCGGCCGCCGAAGACGAACTCGAAGCCGAGCGCGAGCGGACCGCCGAACGCGTCGGCGAGGAGGAGGCCGCGGTGTTCGACGCGCACGTCCAGTTCCTCAACGACCCGCAGATAACCGACGGCGTCACCGACGCCATCGAGGGCGGGCTCCCGGCCGAACACGCCGTGCAAGAGACGTTCTCCGAGTTCGTCGAGCAGTTCGAGAACATGGGCGGTCGCATGGGCGAGCGCGCCGACGACCTCCGCGACGTGCGCGACCGACTCGTTCGCGTCCTCTCGGACGGCGAGCGCGTCGACCTCTCGTCGCTGCCGGAGGGGAGCGTCGTCGTCGCGGAACGGCTCACGCCGAGCGACACGGCGCAACTCGACCCGGAGCGCGTCGCCGGCTTCGTCACGGTGACGGGCGGCCGCACCTCCCACGCGGCCATCTTCGCGCGCTCGCTCGCCCTGCCGGCCATCGTCGGCGTGGGCGAGGAACTCCAGTCCGTCGAGGACGGCGCAGAAGTCGTCGTCGACGGCGAGTCGGGCGACTTCGTGGTCGACCCGAGCGACGAGCGCAAGGAGGCCGCCGCGGCCGCCGCCGACGTGGACGTCCGACACGAGTCGGTCGAAACCGCAGACGGCGTCGAAATCGAGGTCGCCGCCAACATCGGTACGCTGGCGGACCTCGGGCCGGCTGTCGACCGCGGGGCCGACGGCGTCGGCCTGTTCCGCACCGAGTTCCTCTTCCTCGACCGCGAGTCGCCGCCGGACGAAGACGAGCAGTACGAGGCGTACGTCGAGGCGCTCGAATCGTTCGACGGCGGGCGCGTAGTCGTCCGGACCCTCGACATCGGCGGCGACAAGCCGGTCCCGTACCTCGACCTGCCGGACGAGGAGAACCCGTTCCTCGGCGAGCGCGGCATCCGCCGGTCGCTCGGCCCGGACGCTGACCTCTTCGAGACGCAGGTCCGCGCGCTCCTGCGCGCGGCGGCCAGCGCCGACGGTGCGAACCTGTCGGTGATGCTCCCGCTCGTCTCGACGGTCGAGGAGCTTCGCGCCGGCCGAGAGCGGTTCGAGTCGGTCGCGGCCGACCTCGACGCCGAGGGCGTCGAAAACGAACTGCCCGAGTTCGGCATCATGGTCGAGACGCCCGCCGCGGCGTTCATGGCCGACCAGTTCGCGCCGCACGTCGACTTCTTCAGCATCGGGACGAACGACCTCGCGCAGTACGTGATGGCCGCCGAGCGCGGCAACGAGCGCGTCTCGGACCTCGGCGACTACCGACAGCCGGCGGTCCTCCGCGCCATCGACGCCACCGTCTCGGCGGCCGAGGGCGAGGACTGCTGGGTCGGCATGTGCGGCGAGATGGCCGGCGACCCGGACCTCACCGAACTGCTCGTCGGGCTCGGCCTCGACGAACTGAGCATGAGCGCCGTGACGGTGCCGCAGGTCAAGGCGGCCGTCGCGGAGACCGACACCGCGGACGCCCGCGAACTCGCGGAACGCGTCCTGCAGGCCGACACCAAGGCTGAAGTCGCGGAAATCCTTACACTAGACCAATGAAACTCGTCGCAGTCACATCCTGTCCGACCGGAATCGCACACAGCCAGATGGCGGCCGAGAACCTCCTGCAGGCCGGCGAGCGCCTCGGCCACGACATCGACGTCGAGGTCCAGGGCGCGATGGGTACGCAGGACGAACTGTCCTCGGACGCCATCGCCGAGGCCGAGGCGGTCATCATCACCTCGGACACCTCGGTCAGCCGCGACCGCTTCGACGGCAAACTCGTCATCAAGGGGACGGTCAAAGACGGCGTCAACAACGCCGAGGCCGTCGTGAAGAAGGCGGTCGAACTCGCCGAGGCCGGCAAGACCGGTTCGGTCACGTTCGGAAGCGGCGACGACGGTGAGGACGCCGAGGCCGACGACGGCACCGACGACTCGTCCGGCGACGCCGCGGAATCGGACGAACCCGTGCGCCGCGGCGGCGACCCCGAAAAGGGGCTTTTCGCCCGGCTGAAGAAGCTGTTCTCGTAACACCGCTGACGGTTTTCCGTTTTTCGCTCGCCCGCCAGCGGCGGCGCTCCGCCCGCCGACGAAAATTAACTCGAACGCGAACAAACGAAAACGTGCAGAATCGAAACTCGCTTCCCATACATTATTAGTCTCGCAGTCGTTGGCGAAACCGAGGTGAACGCATAATGCCGTTCTACGGCGGGGAGGAACTCGCCACAGTGTACGACGAGGCGCTCGACGAAGGATTCGGCCTCATCGCGAGTAACATCGCGGAGCCGAACATTATGATGGGTCTCATGGAGGGGGCCGACCGGATGGATTCGGACCTCCTGTTGCAGATGAGCGGTGGGGCCTGCCGGTTCGCCGGTGACGGCGACGCCGTCGCGGGTCTGAAAGCCATGGGGAACTACATCGAGACCATCGCCGAGCGGTACGACATCGGCGTCTTCCTCAACATGGACCACCAGACGGACCTCGAGTTCATCGAGCAGCAGATCGAACTCGACATCCCGTCGTCCATCATGATCGACGCGTCCCACGAGCCGTTCGACGAGAACGTCGCGACGAGCCGCGAGGTCGTCGAGATGGTCGAGGCCGCGGGCTCCGACGTCCTCATCGAGGCCGAACTCGGCCAGATCAAGGGCGTCGAAGACGAAATCGAGGCCGAAGAGGCGTTCTACACGGACCCCGAACAGGCCGTCGAGTTCGTCGACAAGACGGGCGCGGACCTGCTCGCTATCTCCGTCGGCACGCAGCACGGCGTCGCCAAGGGCAAGGACCTCGAACTCCGTCCGGACCTCGCCCAGGACATCCGGCAGGCCCTGCGCGACCACGGCCTCGACACGCCGCTCGTTCTCCACGGCTCCTCGGGCGTCCAACCCGACCAACTGCAGGAGATGCTCAAACACGGCATCTGCAAGGTCAACAAGGACACCCGCTACCAGTACGAGTACACGCGCACCGCC of the Haloferax sp. Atlit-12N genome contains:
- the ptsP gene encoding phosphoenolpyruvate--protein phosphotransferase yields the protein MTERTLSGIGVTPLSGVGTVVWYRPDADLPEPPAAEDVDAEAELARFEDARAAAEDELEAERERTAERVGEEEAAVFDAHVQFLNDPQITDGVTDAIEGGLPAEHAVQETFSEFVEQFENMGGRMGERADDLRDVRDRLVRVLSDGERVDLSSLPEGSVVVAERLTPSDTAQLDPERVAGFVTVTGGRTSHAAIFARSLALPAIVGVGEELQSVEDGAEVVVDGESGDFVVDPSDERKEAAAAAADVDVRHESVETADGVEIEVAANIGTLADLGPAVDRGADGVGLFRTEFLFLDRESPPDEDEQYEAYVEALESFDGGRVVVRTLDIGGDKPVPYLDLPDEENPFLGERGIRRSLGPDADLFETQVRALLRAAASADGANLSVMLPLVSTVEELRAGRERFESVAADLDAEGVENELPEFGIMVETPAAAFMADQFAPHVDFFSIGTNDLAQYVMAAERGNERVSDLGDYRQPAVLRAIDATVSAAEGEDCWVGMCGEMAGDPDLTELLVGLGLDELSMSAVTVPQVKAAVAETDTADARELAERVLQADTKAEVAEILTLDQ
- the fba gene encoding class II fructose-bisphosphate aldolase, which codes for MPFYGGEELATVYDEALDEGFGLIASNIAEPNIMMGLMEGADRMDSDLLLQMSGGACRFAGDGDAVAGLKAMGNYIETIAERYDIGVFLNMDHQTDLEFIEQQIELDIPSSIMIDASHEPFDENVATSREVVEMVEAAGSDVLIEAELGQIKGVEDEIEAEEAFYTDPEQAVEFVDKTGADLLAISVGTQHGVAKGKDLELRPDLAQDIRQALRDHGLDTPLVLHGSSGVQPDQLQEMLKHGICKVNKDTRYQYEYTRTAYDLYSEDPNAIVPPEGVEDARDTFFNETEWSPNKDVFDPRVVGRDIRERIADVHAGLTEVSGSAGQSLFK
- the ptfB gene encoding fructose PTS transporter subunit IIB gives rise to the protein MKLVAVTSCPTGIAHSQMAAENLLQAGERLGHDIDVEVQGAMGTQDELSSDAIAEAEAVIITSDTSVSRDRFDGKLVIKGTVKDGVNNAEAVVKKAVELAEAGKTGSVTFGSGDDGEDAEADDGTDDSSGDAAESDEPVRRGGDPEKGLFARLKKLFS